One Zingiber officinale cultivar Zhangliang chromosome 10B, Zo_v1.1, whole genome shotgun sequence genomic window, aaaacaaaatttcactaactgactctattaaactgacaactggtacacccatgctgttataaggaagggttcaagaccctttccgttGAGGTATATGTGctgaggaggatacttgacctcccatctgagctagaactcaaaactaacttcccagttagctgctgttcgatccacggatcgatcaaacttgccctGCTtccgtgccctgctggatcggtcggcaagaccgatccaggtgtgtctggatcggtctgcagaccgatccaggcacctggagacgctgggatgccttctgttcgatactggatcggttggctgaccgatccagggagatacagtaggctactgtatccatctggatcggtcggctgaccgatccaggaaaaggaatggcactggatcggtctgctgaccgatccaggttctgataatcTGAacaaaatcagaatttctgatttccagcactggttcgtgccaaaaatcacatacacaagctctagatacatgaaaaacactctagcatgtaaatactaacgttctaaacatgataaactaaacaggacatagtttactaagctataatacctagtaacaagactaagtcataaaactagacatgttaagtactaaaactgaaataaaagcgtatagatcccaaggatctttattccagaccccttgcacacacacatcatcgtagcatcgccctccagcctccgctagtccactttccttttaccggtatctgcagtataagaaaagtagcatctgtaagctaagaagcttagtaagaaaccatctacctcacaaaaacatgcaacgatgcgattatgtttttaaaacatgcggtttgaaaactgaactgagcatgacaacatggcatggcatacaaacatgtactgaactgatcatggcatacaaacaagctgagcatagcatactgtatctgaaactaagcatgaatactgaactggtcatgcatatacatctaactggtcatgaactcaaatcatgaaacttaactgaggtaattaactgtaactgaaactaagttagtgtttccatcactgattacatatttggaaaactatatataataatagatgaaaatactaaacatgctgctgggccctggcaactgtacctaCTGTGCGCGCattcctacgagacccgggattgcaagttccgaatccagcaggattactaggttatctgaacctagggacgactgtgggagtccagcccatggatatctgatccaagtacagtgctaactgaataaaagtaaaatactgaatactgttttattttactttgctgttctaggttatctgaacctagagctaggttatctgaacctagaggctactgtgggagcccacccaatggatatctgatccatatagctgtaataactgataataagctgaataaaatatttctaatacattttacatgctgttaggacgcctactggtgcatccttctgaactgggcattctaccgaatgcttggtgtgcactaaaagcacaccctaaaactgaaaactgtagaactactgaactaacgccaaaactaacaagcgagagcaattatactgcaggtgaggggtttcttacctcaatcgcaaggtttttcttacgattctatccgctaggttttccggaaaaactgctccgttcgacgaaccgcttacgtcctcgcgttcctctcgcgaagaagtgCGCCCTTGTGTCAAAATCGTCGCCGggaagtgtccttggggccctagagaaagaaccctaggtcttccttggtgtggcgccgaaagaaggaggaagaaaagggagaggtggcatgagagggtttcggtggggaaggatgtgccgaaccaaaataaaataaatcaaaccctctttaagtttcctatttatattaagtggattattgaaccaaactctaatataaatataattggttcctctttctttcagcacggccctgctgggttcaccggttactaaggctaagtaaaggtttagcggacctgaGAGGTCCcgagttcgattcccgcttaagcctttttattcttctaattatttttgctacttccgctaatcggaaaattccggaaaaatatctaaaaattccagaaaaattatagaataattctaatgcaagtttgagaattttcgggcgttacaatcccccatatcttataaaaagttcgtcctcaaacttaaaacaattctgggtacttctgtctcatgctggcctctgtctcccaagtcgcctctgctgctgtgtgattttgccagctgactttgactaatggtacttccttgttctataatttctttactgctcggtctattatctgaataggtcgactgtcatagctgagatcatcacggacctgtaccaactggggctcaatcacctgggtgacgtCTGGAATatacttcttcagcatggagacatgaaatacgttatggacagccgacatctcctgaggtagctctagctcatatgctaccttgcccactctcttcgtgataaggtatggtcccacatatctgggagctagcttgctcttcttcccaaaacgcatgactccctttatggagctactctgaggaaaactgtatccccaactgaaaactctaggggtctgcgtagTGTATCAGCATAGcacttctgacggctctgtgctgtctctatcctctggcgaatctgctgtatggatTTTGTgctatctgctactagatctgtctgaagctctagttccttctgttcaccactctcataccagcagattgatgatctgcacctccgcccatagagtgtctcataaggtgccatgccgatagtggcctgataactgttgttgtatgcaaattttgctagactcagatatttgcaccaacttcccttgaaatctagagcacaagcccggagcatatcttcgagtacctggtttactcactccgtctgaccatctgtctgaggatggaaggctgtgctaaattttaactgggtgcccatagctgactgtacacacttccagaagtgtgatgtaaatctgctgtctctgtctgatatgatgcctgacaatctccttgagatacaaccgagctagctgctccatggaataggatattcgatagctaagaagtgggtgatttagtcaatctgtcgactattacccggatggcatcaaaaccattcgtggttcggtaatcccactatgaagtccatagagatatcctcccacttccattcggaatctgATCGCGAACTCCTCCGTCGATGTTCGCCTTAACCCTCGACAGTTAGACAGACATCacgatctggcgatatctcgctcatccagtgccaccaaaatcgtttctttagatcctgatacattttggtggaaccgggatgcatcgcataggagtcctgtgagcctcgtctaatcttttcgtagttcctcctgatctggaacacaaagtctgtcaccacagtacactaccccactggcggacattctgaactctccactttctgattctgctaacccttgcttgattttctagatttcaggatcctgctcctgagctgtctagatatcatcaagcaaggtagatgctaaggacatagtggaaagttgcccgaccataagctcgagactaaaagctgtaatctccttccttaggggtggtgacatagctgctaaagataataatgtagcactggacttcctgctgagtgcgtctgctaccttattagctttccctggatggtagaggatatctatgtcataatccttgaccagctctaaccatctgcgctgtcgcatattcagatccttctgagtaaagaaatacttcagactttgatgatctgtatacactctgcactgagctccgtacaaataatgtctccaaatcttgagagcgaacaccactgctgcaagctcaaggtcgtgagtaggatagttcctctcataatccttgagttgtctggaggcataggcgatcaccttgccctgatgcatcagtactgctcttaatcccaatttagaggcgtcactgtagatgtcgaagctgtctgtgttttctggtatagctaaaggaagctgttctcacagtcctctgtccactgaaatttcttgttcttcctggtgagagttgtcagtggggaggctatcctggagaagtcctctacaaatttcctgtagtagcctgctaatcccagaaagcttctgatttcactggcgttcctgggtctcttccagttacttactgcttctatcttgctgggatctaccataacaccatccttggagatgatgtgacctagaaaggctacctggtctagccaaaattcatatttcgtgaatttagcgtatagctggttctgctgaaggatctgcaaaactgtcttcaaatgctctgcatggtcctcctgagtgcctgaatagataagaatgtcatcgatgaacacgatgacaaacttgtctaagtattccctgaatactctgttcatgaggtccatgaaagtagctggagcatttgtcacgccgaaaggcatgactacgaactcataatgtccgtatctggtcctgaaagctgttttaggtatatcacctttcttgactctaacctggtgatatcctgatctgaggtcaattttagagaacactgtggctccctttagctggtcaaacaggtcatctatcctgggaagagggtacctgtttttaattgtgacctggttcaaggcacggtagtctatgcataggcgcatgcttccatccttcttcttcacgaacaacacaggtgctccccatggtgagtgactagggcgtatgaaacccttgtcaagaagctcctgtaattgctcctgaagttccttcagttcagctggagccatgcggtacggtgccttggaaattggatttgtgccgggaatgagctctatctcaaattcaatctccctgtctggtgctaagcctggtagctcttcagggaagactgctgggtagtcacaaacgactcgaacctctgatagctgttggttcttgtcctgactggtgttgactacatttgctaaaaatcccatgcatcctgaatccatcaacttctgtgccttcatagctgagagaaattttctggcttttctctttggttctccgatgtactcaaactgtgcttctgcttcgggttggaacacgactttctgtttacgacactctatggaagcaccgtatctgatcaggaaatccattccaaggatgacgtcgtagtcagtcatttttagcaggatcagatcacaaaagagttccctgtctgctataatgactggcactgccctgagccaatgcgtggacgccataacttctcccgaaggtagtgtcgtcagaaactgaccactgagtacctctggagctatTGCTAACTTTGCGGCGAACGCcctagctatataagaatgggttgccccagtatcaaatagaacagttgctacttgctgaaaaatgctaagctgacctgtaacaactgtcgaggcattggctacgtcctctctggtgagtgagtagatcctcgcattcgccatagctggaggggcttccaatcttccctGACTGAtccgtggaccatctaaggcagcatacatctggtgtagctgcgctggctgagctccatactgtatcggctgaggctgaggaagactgttcttgttcgggcactgcttagccatgtgcccttcctgtccacattcaaaacaacctcgtgtacccttgcggcaaactcctggatgatgtttcccacaagtagcacacttgggatgtctggaatgttttccagctggccctccttttgggtcactgcttgccttgcgtttccctttccagttggagctatgtccctgttgtttctgctgagtacctgagccagcttgtcccttggcctctgtggaaacctgcttctgctgggtgatgctgtgctgatagtgttcggtgatcagagcactactcactagctcctctgtggtttgtggcctatgaacgccaccagccacattcattgcgatctctggtctgagcatcttcagcatcaaccatactcgttccttctctgtgctgactagttctggacacagacgggctaacctgttgaatttcttcacggcttcctgaactgataggttgccctgacgaaattctgtaaactcgtcatagtgtcggttcgtgacttgcatgtgaaagaattcctcgaagaattctttctcaaagttggcccatgtcatctggtttactggccacttcgctttaatccgctcccaccacatgcgtgcgtctcctgttaaacagaaggaggcacacttcaccttttcgtgctctggccagtctaaaagctccatcgtgctttccagtgttttaaaccatgcctgagcatcccatggttcgctggtgcttgagaagttctcggacttaattctctgccacgggataaggtaagcttctcacttagcccctgctactggggctactgggactggtactgcaggctgagctggtacaacctctgtgattactggagttgtgaggttcggtactggagtgactgggggagtagtttgctggttagcctttaaggaggctatctcctgctgctgttcagctaactgatGCTGTAGCTGAggcactagtgctgtaaggtctgggggaggcactgaactgcctgcctcatgctggggctcagccgctgatgctttcttagctggacgtcctcgtaccattttctaaatagcagataacacatatatataactaggttatcatgttatagttaactactggtaacatgttaaatactatcactataaacatgaattaattaactaccaacatgagagcaaacatgaaagcacatataactgatatgaaagctgaaaacaaaactgagtgagagatgttcttacttggaagctgtagacacaatgctgatgtgtgtgtaggaggtaaggaacttgctctgataccactctgtaacgatccAATTCctaggtactaagctgtgagccggaacgctacattaactactgaagctactgtgctgtactgtgcggaaactaggtaaaacaaaatttcactaactgactctattaaactgacaactggtacacccatgctgttataaggaagggttcaagaccctttccgttGAGGTATATGTGctgaggaggatacttgacctcccatctgagctagaactcaaaactaacttcccagctagctgttgttcgatccatggatcgatcaaacttgccctGCTtccgtgccctgctggatcggtctacggaccgatccagcagaggctggatcggtcggcaagaccgatccaggtgtgtctggatcggtctgcagaccgatccaggcacctggagacgctgggatgccttctgttcgatactggatcggtcggctgaccgatccagagagatacaataggctactgtatccatctggatcggtcggctgaccgatccaggaaaaggaatggcactggatcggtctgctgaccgatccaggttctgatagtctgaacaaaatcagaatttctgatttccagcattggttcgtgccaaaaatcacatacacaagctctagatacatgaaaaacactctagcatgtaaatactaacgttctaaacatgataaactaaacaggacatagtttactaagctataatacctagtaacaagactaagtcataaaagtagacatgttaagtactaaaactgaaataaaagcgtatagatcccaaggatctttattccagaccccttgcacacacacatcatcgtagcatcaccctccagcctctgctagtccactttccttttaccggtatctgcagtataagaaaagtagcatctgtaagctaagaagcttagtaagaaaccatctacctcacaaaaacatgcaacgatgcgattatgtttttaaaacatgcggtttgaaaactgaactgagcatggcaacatggcatgacatacaaacatgtactgaactgatcatggcatacaaacaagctgagcatagcatactgtatatgaaactaagcatgaatactgaactggtcatgcatatacatctaactggtcatgaactcaaatcatgaaacttaactgaggtaattaactgtaactgaaactaagttagtgtttccaccactgattacatatttggaaaactatatataataatagatgaaaatactaaacatgcttcttgggccctggcaactgtacttactgtgcgcgcttccctacgagacccggattgcaagttcgaatccagcaggattactaggttatctgaacctaggggcgactgtgggagtccagcccatggatatctgatccaagaataaaagtaaaatactgaatactgttttattttactttgctgttctaggttatctgaacctagagctaggttatctgaacctagaggctactgtgggagcccacccaatggatatctgatccatatagctgtaataactgataataagctgaataaaatatttctaatacattttacatgctgttaggacgcctactggtgcatcctacgaactgggcattctaccgaatgcttggtgtgcactaaaagcacaccctaaaactgaaaactgtagaactactgaactaacgccaaaactaacaagcgagagcaattatactgcaggtgaggggtttcttacctcaatcgcaaggtttttcttacgattctatccgctaggttttccggaaaaactgctcctttcgacgaaccgcttacgtcctcgcgttcctctcgcgaagaagtgCGCCCTTGTGTCGAAATCGTCGCCGggaagtgtccttggggccctagagaaagaaccctaggtcttccttggtgtggcgccgaaagaaggaggaagaaaagggagaggtggcgtgagagggtttcggtggggaaggatgtgccgaaccaaaataaaataaaccaaaccctctttaagtttcctatttatattaagtggattattgaaccaaactctaatataaatataattggttcctctttctttcagcacggccctgctgggttcaccggttactaaggctaactaaaggtttagcggacccgagaggtcccgggtttgattcccgcttaagcctttttattcttctaattatttttgctactttcgctactcggaaaattccggaaaaatatctaaaaattccagaaaaatcatagaataattctaatgcaagtttgagaattttcgggcgttacaaccctacacaaacaacattataaaatcaacaataaaataaaagtgtGTTTACAAACAACAATCATTTCTAGAGTTTCATGCCCACCTGACGAATACCAAGCTCTTGGCTAGCCAAGCTTGCGACCGAGGCGAGCTCACGATTGGCCAAACTCATAGTTGATGTGAGCTCACGGCTCACGGCTGGCCAAACTCGTAGCCGAGGTGACCTCATGACTAGCCAAACTCGCAGATGACCAAGCTAACAAACAGGCCTAGTTGAGGTCACAACCCAAGCTCGTTGAGCCTGCGGTCAAGCTCGATGAGCCCTACCCCGAGCTCGATCAGGCAACACACTGAGCTAGCAGTCGGCCAAGTTGAGGTTGACTAAGCTCGTGGCCAAGGGGGCCGTGAGCACCTTGGTCACAACCAGCCAAGCTCGTAGCAAAGGGGTGCACGAGCAGCTTGTCCATGGCCTACCAAGCTTGTAGTCAGGGGGGGGGGCCTATGAGCAGCTTGGTCGCAGCTTGCCAAGATCGTAGCTAGGGGGTCGCTAGCTTGGTCGTGACCAGGGCTAAGGTTGTGAGCACAACGCAAGGCTAGTCGTGACGAGCTCGCTACAACCTCGCAAGCACACCGCAAGGCTGGTTGCGGCAGCATCTCAAGCACAGGACCACTTGCTCGAAGTCGCAGTCGAAGATGGGATGGGAGAGGGGAGGGGGAGTTTGATTATCTAGGTGCCAGAGAGGAGATCGTGTATGTGTCGAGGAGGACTTCGGAGATCGATTGGAAGAAGAGTGAGCATGAGAGaggaaaaaatttccaagaaccCTAATTTGATTCAGCATTAGCGATGGAACCTTAATTTCGTCGCTAAATAGAGGGatgaaataggaaaaaaaaatcccTATCAGAATCCCTAATAATATAACTTATCAATGGACATATAATCCCGTTGCTAACGTTAACGATAGAAATATAAATTCTATTGCTAATCTCTCCatattaactattttttttattattaacatCAGATATGTCGACTGAATTAATTGGCGATGGATATATAATTCTGATGCTAAATTAACAATGAAATTATACTTCTGTGGCTAatgatggatttttttttatagtgaaaaGGGCTCAAACACGAATACTTCAAAAAATTTACTCATCTCTTAATCTTGGACCGGATCATATATATAAATTGACTCACTAGTCTAGTCGACCGGCTCCGTCAAATAGAAATAAAAACACTAGTCGAACACCACCTTCTAAATTAAAGCATAGCGATTTTGCTCTTCTTAGTTTTTGCTAGATTTCCAACACGTTGAACATGCATTAAACTCTACTTCTTTTGCGTTGGATCTTCATTCTCACAATTTTTAGGTAATTATGAAATCTTTTAGGCTGATCTTCTGTAGTATTATTCTGCAGCTTTTTTTGGGGTACCTAAAAACATTATTCATCTAAGAGAAACAATTAATCTCTCGACCGatttaaagatggaaaagaacagaTATGCATCCAGATGATGAGACTACTACTACTCCAAAGCCTCCATCCTTGCAGACTGCTGCTTTACCCACTCGACGACCTTCTTCGCCTCCCtgcttgccttcttctcctcctccagcgCCTTCTCCAGGTTCCTCTGTTGCTCTTTCACGGAGAAGGTGCTGGCATCTGTCAGGATTTCATCGTTGCTTTTGCTCTTGCTTCGCCACCTTCCACCATGATCAGCCGGCTGCTCGTTCTTTGCACCGCAACACCTGAAACAGCGCAGCATCACAGCAGATTGTAGTTGTTTGGTCTCCTTCAGATGAGATCGGATTGGAGAAATATGAGCAAATTGAGTGGCTAGTGTGCCTTTTTGTAATGGATTAGTTAAGGGTTGTTTCCTCAGTACTTTTTGTTTTTTGTGATATTATATATAAAGTTGAATGCttcgctttttttttttttttttttttttttaagttatataAAGAGTTAGACCAGATTTGCTAAATTGGATTCTAgtttaaaaaacaaaataaaatgagAAAGAGTAAGGGGGTGTATTGATTCTAGATTTCTAATgactttttataaaaaatgatAGATTTTTTTTGTATAGTTGActttttttataagatttttatAGATATTTGTAATATTTCTCATAGAGTTTCATGTATTCtgtaattatattattttttattgatcTCTTTGAATTAATTACTAAACGATAACatcttcaatttttttattatttatttgtataAATAAATTCTTCTTAGCTtcactttaatttttaaaaaaaactacgaATGAATCACtattcaatttattaaaatcaaatttcaattcttcaaatcaatttaacgtatataattaattaatcaatattttttaataatacataccaaaattagataaataattatttaaatattgagaaaatttaatattttttcattaGTCTGGTATAGAAAAAACCAAATTGTTATTGACAACATGATTGACTACAAATGTCACTCCACATTTGATTGACTatactctctctctcttcatGAGTTAGCATTCGCTCGTTGTTGTTCTTGAGTAAATAATTGATCAAAGTTGTCATCTTCATAAACTTGTTCTGATGAAGATGATGGAACTTCATTATTTAGTTCGATTAAAAATTCATCAGAATAATACTCCCTGTGAAGAAAATTGTATAATCCGACACAAGCTAATACAAGCTCTACTTGTGTTGTATATGGAAATGACGGAgttattttgaatattttgaacCACGATTTAAATATACCAAATATCATCTCAATAGTGTTCCTCAAAGAAGTATGACGAAGATTGAACAACTCTTTTGCATTTTTAGGGTCACAACCTTGACCAGTGAATTCTTGAAGATGATAACATACATCTCGAAAAGGGGCTAAGAATTGACGTCGATTTGTGTACTCACCATCcactaaaaaatatttatctatcAAACCATATTTATAGTATCAAGTAACCCGTGAGTAACATATATATtctttaaaattacaaaaatataaATAGCTAAGAAACATATAGAACAAAAAAAATGCCTCCGAGCACTTTAAGCTTATTATTTCTTGATAAAGCATCTGTCAACACAAGTGAATAATGGGTAAACCCCTTCCACCTACTGAGtacatatataaattttaaatcaaaattacaaAATGCtaaaatattttgagaaatttctcCATGAtggttaaaataattattattatcttGCCCAGACACCATAGCTGGAATGTGAGTGCCATCAATGGCTCCAATATAATCctacaacaacaataacataaCCACCACCATcgccaataataataataataataataataataataataataataataataagaagagaagaagaagaagaagaatttcatacttattttaaAGTAAGGGTAAAATCTTATACT contains:
- the LOC122030197 gene encoding uncharacterized protein LOC122030197 is translated as MLRCFRCCGAKNEQPADHGGRWRSKSKSNDEILTDASTFSVKEQQRNLEKALEEEKKASREAKKVVEWVKQQSARMEALE